The following DNA comes from Candidatus Latescibacterota bacterium.
TCGGTATATTTCCGAAGGCGATTTTTCGGGAGAACTGTTCAGGAATAAGGTACTTGGACCAGCACTTCAAAACGCTCTCAAAGAAGACGTGCCATTAGTGGTTGATCTTGACGGGACAGCAGGATTCGGGACTTCATTTCTTGAAGAAGCGTTTGGTGGATTGATTCGAGAATCGGGCATCCCCTACAAAACCGTATCAGGATGCATTGAGTTGATTTCGTTGGAGGAGCCCTATCTCATCAAGGATATAAGGGAGTATATTGAAGAGGCTCGCGATGCCAACTAACTTAATAGTATACGCCCTACTAATTCTTGGTAGTGCTGGTGGTGGCTTCATTATTGGGAGACTCTTTGAGGTGCCCGGTATTACCTGCCAGACAACCTTAGATCCGATGCAGGGATTCTCAATTGCATTAACAATGGGCCTTGCCGCTTTTTTTGGTGTTATCTTGTCACGCAAAGACAAGAAGGCCGACTTGTCCAAGGAACTGACTATGGGGCGGCTAGCCAAACTCGATGACATGCTTGAGGACTTCGAAACAATGATTGTTGATGATTCCTTAACTTATCACCTAGCTTCGACATTCAGGAAACGAGTCCACGGTACATTGGAATGCGTTTGGACCGAAGGGAAGCTTGCCGAGAACTCAAAAATACCAGAATTTGGCGCATTTGAAACTGC
Coding sequences within:
- a CDS encoding STAS-like domain-containing protein codes for the protein MDSSQKILLTVCKEFSSTPGPRYISEGDFSGELFRNKVLGPALQNALKEDVPLVVDLDGTAGFGTSFLEEAFGGLIRESGIPYKTVSGCIELISLEEPYLIKDIREYIEEARDAN